The Helianthus annuus cultivar XRQ/B chromosome 16, HanXRQr2.0-SUNRISE, whole genome shotgun sequence genome includes a window with the following:
- the LOC110917044 gene encoding uncharacterized protein LOC110917044 isoform X2 → MRRGAVNPIAMLARHLNIPTFLDHAFNITDKFVELRWLCFNAVKSIMRQVMHDATGVRLLAARQVDGCYFSGVIYSIMAVVVGGSRILFFDFGIQDLSRSLKSKIKAAHSYAFPDSSRNLLMKLGFGVHLAYTLSSAWNQDEEV, encoded by the exons ATGCGAAGAGGAGCTGTTAATCCAATAGCTATGTTAGCACGACACCTAAACATACCAACTTTTCTTGATCATGCATTCAACATTACTGATAAG TTTGTTGAGCTTCGTTGGTTGTGCTTTAATGCAGTCAAAAGCATCATGAGACAGGTTATGCATGATGCAACTGGTGTGCGATTGCTAGCTGCACGCCAAGTTGATGGCTGTTATTTCTCGGGTGTGATCTATAGTATTATGGCGGTGGTTGTTGGAG GTTCAAGAATTTTGTTTTTTGATTTTGGCATTCAAGATCTTTCTAG GAGTCTAAAATCAAAGATTAAAGCCGCACATTCTTATGCATTCCCGGATTCTTCAAG GAACTTGCTGATGAAGCTTGGTTTTGGGGTGCATTTGGCTTATACGCTTTCATCAGCATG GAATCAGGATGAAGAGGTCTAG
- the LOC110917044 gene encoding uncharacterized protein LOC110917044 isoform X1 — MRRGAVNPIAMLARHLNIPTFLDHAFNITDKFVELRWLCFNAVKSIMRQVMHDATGVRLLAARQVDGCYFSGVIYSIMAVVVGGSRILFFDFGIQDLSRSLKSKIKAAHSYAFPDSSRLVALDERPNLEELADEAWFWGAFGLYAFISMESG; from the exons ATGCGAAGAGGAGCTGTTAATCCAATAGCTATGTTAGCACGACACCTAAACATACCAACTTTTCTTGATCATGCATTCAACATTACTGATAAG TTTGTTGAGCTTCGTTGGTTGTGCTTTAATGCAGTCAAAAGCATCATGAGACAGGTTATGCATGATGCAACTGGTGTGCGATTGCTAGCTGCACGCCAAGTTGATGGCTGTTATTTCTCGGGTGTGATCTATAGTATTATGGCGGTGGTTGTTGGAG GTTCAAGAATTTTGTTTTTTGATTTTGGCATTCAAGATCTTTCTAG GAGTCTAAAATCAAAGATTAAAGCCGCACATTCTTATGCATTCCCGGATTCTTCAAGGTTGGTAGCACTTGATGAACGACCAAATCTAGAA GAACTTGCTGATGAAGCTTGGTTTTGGGGTGCATTTGGCTTATACGCTTTCATCAGCATG GAATCAGGATGA
- the LOC110917044 gene encoding uncharacterized protein LOC110917044 isoform X3 — MHSTLLIRQVKSIMRQVMHDATGVRLLAARQVDGCYFSGVIYSIMAVVVGGSRILFFDFGIQDLSRSLKSKIKAAHSYAFPDSSRLVALDERPNLEELADEAWFWGAFGLYAFISMESG; from the exons ATGCATTCAACATTACTGATAAGGCAAG TCAAAAGCATCATGAGACAGGTTATGCATGATGCAACTGGTGTGCGATTGCTAGCTGCACGCCAAGTTGATGGCTGTTATTTCTCGGGTGTGATCTATAGTATTATGGCGGTGGTTGTTGGAG GTTCAAGAATTTTGTTTTTTGATTTTGGCATTCAAGATCTTTCTAG GAGTCTAAAATCAAAGATTAAAGCCGCACATTCTTATGCATTCCCGGATTCTTCAAGGTTGGTAGCACTTGATGAACGACCAAATCTAGAA GAACTTGCTGATGAAGCTTGGTTTTGGGGTGCATTTGGCTTATACGCTTTCATCAGCATG GAATCAGGATGA